ATGCCGATTTAGCTAAGAAAATTCACAATTTAGCTTATGATAAAGTTTATGCTGTGGCAAAAGCCGGTTCAGCTAAGCACGAAAGAAGTGCTTCTTTCGACGATATTAAAGAAGAAATTAAAGCTTCTTTTTCAGAAGAAGAACAAGCAGATTTTGGTTCTCTTATATCTAAGTATTACTATAAAGCAGAAAAAGCTGCTGTACGTGACCTTACTTTAAACGAAGGTTTACGTTTAGATGGTAGGAAAACAACAGACATTAGACCTATCTGGTGCGAAGTTGATTACTTGCCTTCTACTCATGGTTCAGCAATTTTCACAAGAGGAGAAACTCAGGCTTTGGCAACAGTTACCTTAGGTACTTCTAGAGATGCCAACCAAATAGACATGCCTTCTCAAGAAGGTGAGGAGCGTTTTTATTTACATTACAACTTCCCTCCTTTCTCTACAGGTGAAGCAAGACCTATTCGTGGAACATCTCGTAGAGAGGTTGGTCATGGTAACTTAGCGCAACGTGCCCTTAAAGGTATGGTGCCAGCTGATTGTCCTTATACGGTACGTGTTGTTTCCGAGGTATTGGAATCTAACGGCTCTTCTTCTATGGCAACAGTATGTTCTGGCACAATGGCATTAATGGATGCTGGTGTTCAATTAAAAAAACCAGTTTCTGGGATTGCAATGGGATTAATTTCTGATGCAGAATCTGGTAAATATGCTGTTCTTTCAGATATTCTTGGTGATGAAGATCACTTAGGAGATATGGACTTTAAAGTTACTGGTACTGCTGATGGTATCACTGCATGTCAAATGGACATTAAAGTAAAAGGTTTGTCTTACGAGATTTTAGTAAATGCACTAAAACAAGCAAGAGACGGTCGTTTACACATTTTAGAGAAATTGACCGATACTATCGCTAAACCAAATGCTGATGTAAAAGAACATTCTCCTAAAATGATTACCAGACGTATTCCTAACGAATTCATAGGTGCATTAATAGGACCAGGTGGTAAAGTAATTCAGGAAATGCAAAAAGAAACTGGAACCACTATCGTTATAAACGAGGACCCAGTTACGGAAGAAGGTATCGTAGAAATTTTAGGTGTTGGTAATGAAGGCATCAATGCGGTTATGGCGAAAATAGATTCTATTTTGTTTAAACCTGCTGTTGGTAGTGTATACGAAGTAAAAGTTATCAAAATGCTAGATTTTGGAGCTGTTGTTGAATATATGGATGCCCCAGGAAATGAAGTATTACTTCACGTTTCTGAATTAGCTTGGGAAAGAACAGAAAATGTAACCGATGTTGTAAACATGGGCGATGTTTTTGATGTTAAATATTTTGGTCTTGACCCAAGAACAAGAAAAGAGAAAGTATCTCGTAAAGCACTTTTACCTAAACCCGAAGGTTTTAAGGAAAGACCGCCACGTGATGACAAAAAAAGAGATGACCGTCGTGGAAACGATCGTAATCGCGATAGAAAACCAAGAAGAGATTAACTTTTTGTAAGTTTTAAAAGAAAGCCTCGACATATATGTTGGGGCTTTTTTTATGCAGTTCATCGGAAAAATGAACTTTTTTTTACCCAATTGTAACATTCGGAAGATTTTTACGTATAAGTATATGCAGTCTATGCAAATTGAACTTAATTTATTTTAATGAGACAGCTTAAGATTACAAAACAGGTTACCAATAGGGAAACCGCATCTTTGGACAAGTACTTACAAGAAATTGGAAAAGTGGACTTGATTACCGCTGATGAAGAAGTAGAGTTGGCACAACGTATCAAGGCAGGCGACCAGATCGCTCTTGAAAAACTAACAAAAGCCAACCTCCGATTCGTGGTTTCAGTTGCCAAGCAGTACCAAAACCAAGGCCTTACTTTACCGGATTTAATTAACGAGGGTAACCTTGGTTTAATTAAAGCAGCACAGCGTTTTGACGAAACGCGGGGATTTAAATTTATCTCCTACGCCGTATGGTGGATCCGTCAATCTATATTACAAGCTTTGGCAGAACAATCGCGTATCGTTCGTTTGCCATTGAACAAAATTGGTTCTATCAACAAAATCAACAAAACTTTTGCTTTTCTAGAGCAAGCGCACGAAAGAATGCCTTCTCCAGAAGAAATTGCAAAAGAATTGGATATGACTGTTGATGACGTAAAGCAATCATTAAAAAACTCAGGTAGACACGTATCTATGGATGCACCTCTTATTGATGGTGAAGATTCTAACCTTTATGATGTACTTCGTAGTGGTGAGTCTCCAAATCCGGACAGAGAATTATTACATGAGTCTTTACGTACAGAAATTGAGCGTGCCTTAGAAACACTAACTCCGCGTGAAGCAGATGTTATTCGTTTATATTTTGGCCTTGCCGGTCAACATTCTATGACCTTAGAAGAAATTGGTGAAACTTTTGATCTTACCAGAGAAAGAGTTCGTCAAATTAAAGAAAAAGCGATTAGAAGATTAAAGCACACCTCTAGAAGTAAAATATTAAAAACGTATTTGGGTTAATAATCCTTTGCGATTAAGGTATAAAAATTACACGTTAAATATTCCCTAAATTGGTAATATGGCATATTAATTGTAATTTTAACGGTAACAACAGTTTATCATGACTGTTCGTTTTTTGATTGATGAATAGACTCCGGCTGATTACCGGAGTTTTTCATTTATAATAGTTTCTTTTTTTATCTATCTTTCTTCTACTATACATTGATTTTTACTTCTTAATATTCTTTCCTTATATTAGAGCATCACTACTCTTTTAATGAAATATTTAGTACTAACTCTAATAGGTTTTATGTTGTTAAACTCTTGCGATAGTAACCATAAAACAATTACCGACTATAATAGCTATCCCACGCCTGTACAGGAAAATCTTTGGCCGCAGTACAGTACAGATTCTACATTGTTTAAACTTTGGTCTCCTAATGCACAGGAGGTTGTTTTAAGATTATTTAGAACGGGCAATGACTCCGAATCATTTGCAATATATTCTCTTATAAAATCAAATCAAGGTATTTGGCAAATAACTGTAAACGAAGATTTAAACAGAATTTACTATTCTTTTCAAGTTAAGGAATCTAACAATTGGCTAAATGAAACTCCTGGAATTTATGCAAAAGCAGTAGGCGTAAACGGCAATAGAGCTATGATTCTAGATATGGAGACCACTAATCCAAATTTTTGGGAATATGACACATCCCCTACACTGAAAAAATTAAATGAAGCGGTCATTTATGAGTTGCATATACGTGATATGACAATTCACCCTCAGTCCGGAACTAAATTCCCTGGTAAATATTTGGGTTTAGTAGAAACTGGCACTAAAGGACCTAATGAAATTAACACAGGAATTGACCACCTTAAAGAGTTAGGCATTACTCATGTACATCTTTTACCCACTTTTGACCATTATTCCATAGATGAGGTAAACCTTGATACACCCCAATTTAATTGGGGCTATGACCCAAAAAATTATAATGTTCCTGAAGGTTCTTTTTCCTCAGACCCTTTTAATGCTAAAGTACGCATAAAGGAATTTAAGCAAATGGTGAAGGCTTTTCACGACAATGGCATAGGAGTTATCATGGATGTTGTCTATAACCACACAGGGAAAACTGAGGAATCTAATTTTAATCAAGAAGTTCCCGGTTATTATTACCGTCATTGGGAAGATGGCTCATATTCAGATGCAGCAGCGTGTGGCAACGAAACTGCTTCTGAACGCCACATGATGCGGAAGTTCATTTTTGAATCTGTTTTATATTGGATCAAAGAATATCACATAGACGGATTTAGATTTGACCTAATGGGTATTCATGATATTGAAACCATGAATAAAATAGCCGATGCTGTTCGTGAAATAAATCCTGATGCTTTACTTTATGGAGAAGGATGGACCGCTAACGATTCACCGTTACCCGAAGAAAAACGAGCGCTTAAAAAACATATGCAACAGTTACCAAAAATTGCAGCATTTAGCGATGATTTGCGAGACGGACTTAAAGGTTCCGTTTTCGAAGATGAAAGTTTAGGTTTTATAAGTGGTGCTAAAAACAAGCAAGAATCAATTAAATTCGGTATAGTCGGTGCTATTTCACATCCTGAAGTTAATTATAACAACGTTAATTACTCAGATGCTCCATGGACCACAGAGCCCTGGCAATCTATAAATTATGTGTCTTGCCATGATAATCACACCCTTTTTGATAAACTTAAAATTTCAAGACCAGATGCTCAATTAGAAAAATTAATAGCAATGGATAAATTGGCAAATGCAATTGTTTTAACATCGCAAGGAACTCCTTTGCTACACGCAGGCTCAGAAATACTAAGAACTAAAAATGGCGAACATAATTCTTATAACCTACCAGATAGCATCAACCAAATAAACTGGAATTGGAAAAGTGAACATAAAGACGTTTTCACATACTATAAAAACCTAATTCGACTACGGAAAGAACATCCAGCTTTTTACATGGCTAATGCTTCAGAAGTTCGTGAACATTTAAAATTTCAAAAATCCAATGATAGCCTTGTTTCCTTTACCTTAGAAGGTAATGCAAATAATGATAGTTGGAAAAAAATTTTAATCATTTATAATGCATCCAACGAAAAAGTAAATTATAAAATTGATGGTATTTGGCAAGAAGCTGTTTCTGGCAGTACCTTTGATTTTAAAGGTACGCGGTTTATAAAAAATACAATTATAGTACCAGCACTTTCTATGTACGTTGCATTTCAAAAATAAACAAAGCCTCCACTAAATAAAAAAAATATCATGAGTTCAGATTCTCAACCTAACAATCCCCTGCACGGTGTAAAACTAGTGACTATTCTAGAAGAACTTACCGAAAAATATTCATGGGAAGACTTAGCCGGTCAGGTTAACATCAATTGTTTCAAGAGTAATCCTTCAATAAAATCTAGCTTAAAATTTTTACGCAGAACACCATGGGCGCGTGAAAAAGTGGAACATTTATACCTTCAATCCTTTAAAAAATAATGAGCTTTAACATTGTACTTATTGAGCCGGAAATTCCCAATAATACGGGAAATATTGGTAGATTAGCCCTAGCCACAGGTTCTACTCTGCATTTAGTAAAGCCATTTGGTTTTGAACTTACCGATAAACGTTTAAAACGGGCAGGACTAGATTATTGGCAACACCTTAATGTAATTATGTACGAAAATGTTGATGCATTTTTCAAAGAACATGATGACAAAAAAATGATTTTCTTCTCAGCTACCGCAACCAAAAATCATTGGGAAATTGATTTTGAAGATAATATGTTCTTAGTTTTCGGAAAAGAATCGGTAGGGCTATCCAAACCCATATTAGAAGAAAATGCAGACAAGGCGGTAA
The genomic region above belongs to Maribacter hydrothermalis and contains:
- a CDS encoding polyribonucleotide nucleotidyltransferase, which encodes MIPKVFKEVIDLGDGREISIETGKLAKQAHGSVVVQSGKCMLLCTVVSNYKQSDVDFLPLTVDYREKFAAAGRYPGGFFKREARPSDGEVLTMRLVDRVLRPLFPKDYHAETQVMIQLMSHDPEVMPDAMAGLAASAAIQLSDFPFECAISEVRVGRLNGEFIINPSFAQLAECDIDMVIGASADSVMMVEGEMNEISEEEMTEAIKFAHEAIKVQCAAQLKLAEAFGKKEVREYAPEREDADLAKKIHNLAYDKVYAVAKAGSAKHERSASFDDIKEEIKASFSEEEQADFGSLISKYYYKAEKAAVRDLTLNEGLRLDGRKTTDIRPIWCEVDYLPSTHGSAIFTRGETQALATVTLGTSRDANQIDMPSQEGEERFYLHYNFPPFSTGEARPIRGTSRREVGHGNLAQRALKGMVPADCPYTVRVVSEVLESNGSSSMATVCSGTMALMDAGVQLKKPVSGIAMGLISDAESGKYAVLSDILGDEDHLGDMDFKVTGTADGITACQMDIKVKGLSYEILVNALKQARDGRLHILEKLTDTIAKPNADVKEHSPKMITRRIPNEFIGALIGPGGKVIQEMQKETGTTIVINEDPVTEEGIVEILGVGNEGINAVMAKIDSILFKPAVGSVYEVKVIKMLDFGAVVEYMDAPGNEVLLHVSELAWERTENVTDVVNMGDVFDVKYFGLDPRTRKEKVSRKALLPKPEGFKERPPRDDKKRDDRRGNDRNRDRKPRRD
- a CDS encoding sigma-70 family RNA polymerase sigma factor — protein: MRQLKITKQVTNRETASLDKYLQEIGKVDLITADEEVELAQRIKAGDQIALEKLTKANLRFVVSVAKQYQNQGLTLPDLINEGNLGLIKAAQRFDETRGFKFISYAVWWIRQSILQALAEQSRIVRLPLNKIGSINKINKTFAFLEQAHERMPSPEEIAKELDMTVDDVKQSLKNSGRHVSMDAPLIDGEDSNLYDVLRSGESPNPDRELLHESLRTEIERALETLTPREADVIRLYFGLAGQHSMTLEEIGETFDLTRERVRQIKEKAIRRLKHTSRSKILKTYLG
- the pulA gene encoding type I pullulanase encodes the protein MKYLVLTLIGFMLLNSCDSNHKTITDYNSYPTPVQENLWPQYSTDSTLFKLWSPNAQEVVLRLFRTGNDSESFAIYSLIKSNQGIWQITVNEDLNRIYYSFQVKESNNWLNETPGIYAKAVGVNGNRAMILDMETTNPNFWEYDTSPTLKKLNEAVIYELHIRDMTIHPQSGTKFPGKYLGLVETGTKGPNEINTGIDHLKELGITHVHLLPTFDHYSIDEVNLDTPQFNWGYDPKNYNVPEGSFSSDPFNAKVRIKEFKQMVKAFHDNGIGVIMDVVYNHTGKTEESNFNQEVPGYYYRHWEDGSYSDAAACGNETASERHMMRKFIFESVLYWIKEYHIDGFRFDLMGIHDIETMNKIADAVREINPDALLYGEGWTANDSPLPEEKRALKKHMQQLPKIAAFSDDLRDGLKGSVFEDESLGFISGAKNKQESIKFGIVGAISHPEVNYNNVNYSDAPWTTEPWQSINYVSCHDNHTLFDKLKISRPDAQLEKLIAMDKLANAIVLTSQGTPLLHAGSEILRTKNGEHNSYNLPDSINQINWNWKSEHKDVFTYYKNLIRLRKEHPAFYMANASEVREHLKFQKSNDSLVSFTLEGNANNDSWKKILIIYNASNEKVNYKIDGIWQEAVSGSTFDFKGTRFIKNTIIVPALSMYVAFQK
- a CDS encoding VF530 family protein, with the translated sequence MSSDSQPNNPLHGVKLVTILEELTEKYSWEDLAGQVNINCFKSNPSIKSSLKFLRRTPWAREKVEHLYLQSFKK
- a CDS encoding tRNA (cytidine(34)-2'-O)-methyltransferase; translation: MSFNIVLIEPEIPNNTGNIGRLALATGSTLHLVKPFGFELTDKRLKRAGLDYWQHLNVIMYENVDAFFKEHDDKKMIFFSATATKNHWEIDFEDNMFLVFGKESVGLSKPILEENADKAVKIPLYSEHIRSLNLANAVAISIYEGLRQLN